The following proteins come from a genomic window of Lycium ferocissimum isolate CSIRO_LF1 chromosome 4, AGI_CSIRO_Lferr_CH_V1, whole genome shotgun sequence:
- the LOC132054587 gene encoding uncharacterized protein LOC132054587 — protein MPERVLRQFGHTQSIPPDVRHELRHYQRDDRAAVDDDFLAFMDVQLHRWENRLGTLAVVGHLTPIEHYMRWYHQITRRLIGNPALRPPRDVGYSALAGQYEALLVAVQRLRILGLEHMPYPGLAGLASEMVRISEDGIRQAGEIRRREELVRRLTIRQRQEEDRVLPEEAAVLAEDAVLPGDAVRVEAAVLLLEDLVVEDTIW, from the exons ATGCCCGAGCGTGTCTTACGACAGTTTGGGCATACACAGAGTATACCCCCTGACGTCCGTCATGAGCTCCGACACTACCAGCGGGACGATCGGGCTgccgttgatgatgattttctggCTTTCATGGATGTTCAGCTCCACCGTTGGGAGAACAGGTTGGGCACTTTAGCGGTGGTCGGCCATTTGACTCCCATTGAGCATTACATGCGCTGGTATCATCAGATCACACGCCGATTGATCGGCAACCCAGCTTTGCGTCCCCCTAGGGATGTAGGATACTCAGCACTCGCGGGGCAGTacgaggcattg CTGGTGGCCGTACAACGTTTACGCATCttggggttagagcatatgcctTACCCCGGGCTTGCGGGGCTTGCGTCGGAGATGGTACGGATATCCGAGGATGGTATCCGGCAGGCAGGAGAGATTAGGCGCAGGGAGGAGCTCGTTCGGAGGCTGACTATCAGGCAGCGCCAGGAGGAGGACCGGGTGCTCCCAGAGGAGGCGGCCGTGCTGGCAGAGGACGCCGTGCTGCCGGGGGACGCCGTGCGCGTAGAGGCCGCGGTGCTGCTGCTAGAGGACCTGGTGGTGGAGGACACCATCTGGTAG